One segment of Leuconostoc lactis DNA contains the following:
- the infA gene encoding translation initiation factor IF-1, with protein MANDVIEIEGKVKETLPNAMFQVELENGAVILAHVSGKIRKNFIRILPGDRVTVEMSPYDLTKGRITYRFR; from the coding sequence ATGGCCAACGATGTCATTGAAATCGAAGGTAAAGTGAAAGAAACTTTACCAAATGCGATGTTCCAAGTAGAACTCGAAAATGGCGCAGTTATCTTGGCGCACGTTTCAGGTAAAATTCGTAAGAACTTTATCCGAATCTTGCCAGGTGACCGTGTCACAGTCGAAATGTCACCATACGACTTAACGAAAGGTCGTATTACTTATCGTTTCCGTTAA
- a CDS encoding polyprenyl synthetase family protein produces MVTPTLPKMWEQFPELSEPLVAVLNRMATSWHIGFEDIDTAIRSQLNAGKLVRPALTLIFSKLTTTPYNQQAIQLGASVELLHLATLIHDDIIDESKLRRGYESIQSRFGKDTAVYAGDYLLTGMFSLLEQTNLPQANQLALTALQDILFGELVQKHHRFNVDATFDTYLSQIKGKTAALFKLSVTFGLISGQAIADDLQDTVSQLGENLGITFQLLDDYLDFESITQQLSLGKPIGQDIRNGIYTAPVLFALTDPTVRDDIRALLMQRDLISDADMIRLHELITQSHAMTKLNALLTDYTEQLQALISNLPEPTIQTQLEQLSQLLLHRDH; encoded by the coding sequence ATGGTAACCCCTACTCTTCCAAAAATGTGGGAACAATTTCCCGAATTATCCGAACCATTAGTCGCTGTTTTAAATCGTATGGCAACCAGCTGGCATATCGGCTTCGAAGACATTGATACAGCAATTCGTTCACAACTAAATGCCGGTAAACTCGTTCGTCCAGCACTGACTCTTATTTTCTCAAAACTCACGACAACACCTTATAACCAACAAGCGATTCAACTCGGTGCCAGTGTCGAACTCTTACACTTGGCGACCCTAATTCATGATGACATTATTGATGAATCTAAATTACGTCGTGGTTACGAGAGTATTCAAAGTCGTTTTGGCAAAGATACTGCTGTCTATGCCGGCGATTACTTGCTGACTGGTATGTTTTCTCTACTTGAACAAACAAACCTGCCACAAGCCAACCAACTCGCCCTAACAGCCCTACAAGACATTTTATTCGGTGAATTAGTGCAAAAGCATCATCGCTTTAATGTTGATGCGACCTTTGACACTTACCTGTCGCAAATCAAAGGCAAAACAGCGGCCTTGTTCAAACTCAGTGTGACCTTTGGGCTGATTAGTGGTCAAGCAATCGCTGACGACCTACAAGATACTGTGAGTCAATTAGGTGAAAATTTGGGGATTACCTTCCAGTTATTGGATGACTACTTAGATTTTGAATCCATTACGCAACAATTATCTCTTGGTAAGCCCATTGGTCAAGATATTCGCAATGGGATCTACACTGCCCCTGTTTTATTTGCCCTCACAGATCCAACTGTGCGTGATGATATTCGGGCCTTACTCATGCAACGTGATTTAATTAGCGATGCTGACATGATTCGTTTGCATGAACTCATTACTCAAAGTCACGCGATGACAAAGCTAAATGCATTACTCACAGACTATACCGAACAACTACAAGCCTTAATTAGCAACTTACCTGAACCAACCATTCAAACACAACTTGAGCAATTAAGTCAATTATTACTGCATCGTGATCATTAA
- a CDS encoding DNA-directed RNA polymerase subunit alpha yields MIEFEKPNIHNIEEDARYGKFVVEPLERGYGTTLGNSLRRILLSSLPGAAVNTVQIDGVVHEFSTVDGVVEDVTQIILNLKKVVLAIDSDDERSLEIDVQGPAEVTAADLQAGADVEVLNPDLHIATVAAGKSLHMTVTAVKGRGYSSADENKQLREEMPIGVLAVDSIYTPIERVNYHVENTRVGARDDYDKLTFDIWTNGSIKPSDALSLGAKILAEHLNLFMDISPVAAEANVMVEAEPVAVSASDSAPIEDLDLSVRSYNCLKRAGINTIVELTDRTEADMMKVRNLGRKSLDEIQEKLTEMGLGFRKED; encoded by the coding sequence ATGATTGAATTTGAAAAGCCAAATATTCATAACATCGAAGAGGATGCCCGCTATGGCAAATTTGTTGTAGAGCCTCTTGAACGCGGATATGGTACAACGCTTGGGAACTCTTTGCGTCGTATCTTATTGTCATCGCTTCCGGGCGCAGCCGTTAACACGGTGCAAATTGACGGTGTCGTTCACGAGTTTTCAACTGTGGATGGTGTCGTTGAAGATGTCACACAAATCATCTTGAACCTCAAGAAGGTTGTGTTGGCGATTGATTCGGATGATGAACGCAGCCTTGAAATCGATGTTCAAGGTCCGGCTGAAGTGACTGCTGCTGATTTGCAAGCAGGTGCAGACGTTGAAGTTTTGAACCCTGATTTGCATATCGCTACTGTGGCAGCAGGTAAGTCATTGCATATGACAGTCACGGCAGTTAAAGGTCGTGGTTACTCATCAGCAGACGAGAATAAGCAATTGCGTGAAGAAATGCCGATCGGTGTTTTGGCAGTTGATTCAATTTATACGCCTATCGAACGTGTGAACTACCATGTAGAAAACACACGTGTCGGTGCACGTGATGATTATGATAAGCTCACTTTTGATATTTGGACTAATGGTTCAATCAAGCCTAGTGATGCTTTGAGCCTAGGTGCAAAAATCTTGGCGGAACATTTGAACTTGTTTATGGATATTTCTCCAGTGGCAGCTGAAGCCAATGTTATGGTGGAAGCGGAACCTGTTGCCGTTAGTGCGTCAGATTCTGCGCCAATTGAAGACTTGGACTTATCAGTTCGTTCTTATAATTGTCTCAAACGGGCCGGTATCAACACTATTGTGGAGTTGACAGATCGCACTGAAGCCGACATGATGAAGGTGCGTAATCTCGGTCGGAAATCACTTGACGAAATCCAAGAAAAGCTGACTGAAATGGGCTTAGGATTCCGTAAGGAAGATTAA
- the rpsK gene encoding 30S ribosomal protein S11 gives MAGRTTRKRRVKKNIETGVAHIHSTFNNTIVMITDVQGNAVAWSSAGALGFKGSRKSTPFAAQMAAEAAAKSAMEMNMRTVAVTVKGPGSGRESAIRALAAAGLEVTSIKDVTPVPHNGSRPPKRRRV, from the coding sequence ATGGCAGGTCGTACAACGCGTAAGCGTCGTGTGAAGAAGAATATTGAAACTGGTGTTGCTCACATCCACTCAACATTCAACAACACAATCGTCATGATTACAGATGTTCAAGGTAACGCAGTTGCTTGGTCATCAGCCGGTGCGCTTGGCTTCAAGGGAAGCCGTAAGTCAACACCATTCGCTGCTCAAATGGCAGCAGAAGCAGCCGCAAAGAGTGCCATGGAAATGAACATGCGCACTGTTGCAGTTACTGTTAAGGGACCAGGTTCTGGTCGTGAATCAGCAATTCGTGCTTTGGCTGCAGCTGGCCTGGAAGTAACATCAATTAAAGATGTTACACCAGTTCCCCACAACGGATCACGCCCACCAAAGCGTCGTCGTGTTTAA
- the rpsI gene encoding 30S ribosomal protein S9 translates to MATAVQYAGTGRRKNSVARVRLVPGNGQITMNGKSIEEYIPFANLREVVLQPFNVTETLGNYDVLVNVVGGGYSGQAGATRHGIARALLTVDPDFREALKAAGLLTRDSRMKERKKPGLKKARKASQFSKR, encoded by the coding sequence ATGGCTACAGCAGTACAATATGCCGGCACAGGCCGTCGTAAGAACTCAGTTGCTCGTGTGCGTTTGGTTCCAGGTAATGGCCAAATCACAATGAACGGCAAGTCAATCGAAGAATATATTCCTTTCGCTAACTTGCGTGAAGTTGTTTTGCAACCATTTAACGTTACTGAAACATTGGGAAACTACGATGTTTTGGTTAACGTCGTTGGTGGTGGATATTCTGGTCAAGCTGGTGCAACACGTCACGGTATCGCCCGTGCGTTGTTGACAGTAGATCCTGATTTCCGTGAAGCATTGAAGGCAGCAGGTTTGTTGACTCGTGACTCACGTATGAAGGAACGTAAGAAGCCAGGTTTGAAGAAGGCTCGTAAGGCTTCACAATTCTCAAAGCGTTAA
- the rpmJ gene encoding 50S ribosomal protein L36, whose amino-acid sequence MKVRPSVKKMCDACRVIKRNGRTMIICPANPKHKQRAGK is encoded by the coding sequence ATGAAAGTACGCCCATCAGTTAAAAAGATGTGTGATGCTTGCCGCGTTATCAAGCGGAATGGTCGCACAATGATCATTTGCCCAGCTAACCCTAAGCACAAGCAACGTGCTGGAAAGTAA
- a CDS encoding energy-coupling factor transporter ATPase has protein sequence MAITFEKVNFSYGAGTTLAQAILHDVTVTMPTGQVTAIVGQTGSGKSTLVQHINGLLKPTEGRVLVDGFELTPRTKEKQLMQLRKKVGIVFQFPENQLFANTVLADVMYAPLNFGADQATAKAAAEAALRRVDVDESLWQKSPFELSGGQMRRVAMAGTLASDPSVVVLDEPAAGLDPKGQAELLQLVLELKNMGKTVIFISHHMDHVVAVADQVVVMHDGQVVANETPAQLFNRDMAWFKTMKLDLPKAGQFTEKLKAAGVVLPERPLTLPSLATAINAEVGHE, from the coding sequence GTGGCTATCACGTTCGAAAAAGTAAATTTTAGTTATGGTGCCGGCACAACTCTGGCCCAAGCTATTTTGCATGATGTCACCGTTACCATGCCAACCGGCCAAGTGACCGCAATTGTTGGCCAAACCGGCTCAGGCAAATCAACCCTTGTGCAGCATATTAACGGCTTGCTGAAGCCAACTGAGGGGCGGGTATTGGTTGATGGTTTTGAACTCACCCCACGGACAAAAGAAAAGCAACTGATGCAATTGCGGAAAAAGGTGGGCATTGTCTTCCAATTTCCAGAGAATCAGTTGTTTGCCAATACCGTGCTGGCGGATGTGATGTATGCCCCGTTAAATTTTGGTGCCGATCAGGCGACAGCCAAGGCCGCTGCTGAAGCGGCTTTACGTCGTGTTGATGTTGATGAATCACTTTGGCAGAAATCACCCTTTGAGCTTTCTGGTGGGCAAATGCGTCGTGTCGCTATGGCCGGCACGTTAGCGAGCGATCCGAGTGTGGTGGTGTTAGATGAACCCGCGGCGGGCTTGGATCCTAAAGGGCAAGCGGAACTGTTGCAATTGGTATTAGAGTTGAAGAACATGGGCAAAACGGTGATCTTTATTTCGCACCATATGGATCATGTGGTGGCAGTGGCTGATCAGGTCGTTGTCATGCACGATGGTCAGGTTGTGGCCAACGAAACGCCTGCGCAACTATTTAATCGCGATATGGCATGGTTTAAAACGATGAAGTTAGACCTACCAAAAGCAGGGCAATTTACGGAAAAGTTAAAGGCAGCTGGGGTCGTGTTGCCAGAGCGGCCACTAACATTGCCGAGCTTAGCCACAGCCATTAATGCGGAGGTCGGCCATGAATAA
- a CDS encoding energy-coupling factor transporter transmembrane component T family protein: MNNIMIGRFVPGNSFIHRLDPRTKMIGTFVYILVLLWANSWATYAWAAIFVLGLIRLTGQPFKLYWDGLKPIFWLILFTVILQLIFTPGTPVLYQLGPIKITTPGLINAVYVMLRFILIILMSTILTLTTPPTSIANALEMLLGPLKKLRVPVAELALMLSIALRFVPLLMDETQKIMNAQKSRGMSFSTGGPIKRAKAIIPLLIPLFVGALQRALDLANAMEVRGFKDAVQRTKYRVLHYGHNDVLAFVGLGVFVVIFMIVNLYL, from the coding sequence ATGAATAACATTATGATCGGCCGTTTTGTGCCAGGAAATTCCTTTATTCATCGCCTTGATCCACGGACTAAAATGATTGGGACGTTTGTCTATATTTTGGTGTTACTGTGGGCCAATAGTTGGGCGACGTATGCTTGGGCAGCGATCTTTGTCTTGGGCTTGATCCGCTTAACGGGTCAACCGTTTAAGCTGTATTGGGATGGGTTAAAACCGATCTTTTGGCTGATTTTATTTACGGTCATCTTGCAGTTAATCTTTACCCCAGGAACGCCCGTCCTTTACCAGTTGGGGCCTATTAAAATCACGACCCCAGGGTTAATTAATGCGGTTTATGTGATGCTACGGTTTATCCTCATCATCTTGATGTCAACAATTCTGACATTGACGACACCGCCAACCAGCATTGCAAACGCCTTGGAAATGCTGTTAGGGCCGTTAAAAAAATTGCGAGTGCCCGTTGCCGAATTAGCGCTGATGTTGTCCATTGCGCTACGATTTGTCCCGCTATTAATGGACGAAACCCAAAAAATCATGAACGCCCAAAAGTCACGGGGGATGAGCTTTTCTACGGGCGGCCCGATTAAACGGGCTAAGGCGATTATTCCCTTGCTAATTCCGTTGTTTGTCGGGGCGTTACAACGCGCCTTGGACTTAGCCAATGCGATGGAAGTGCGTGGGTTTAAAGACGCTGTGCAACGGACAAAATACCGTGTGTTGCATTATGGACATAATGATGTGCTGGCTTTTGTGGGCTTAGGTGTTTTTGTGGTGATTTTTATGATTGTGAACTTATATTTGTAA
- a CDS encoding adenylate kinase, protein MAKNLILLGLPGAGKGTQADLIVKDYPTVHISTGDIFRANLANDTELGKQAREYMDAGNLVPDEITNAMVADRLSQADVQADGFMLDGYPRNEAQAAFLDKYLAENGTSVSATLYFEVSDSLLRERLLGRGRADDTPEVIDNRLAVNKAANLPLVDYYQKAGVLHTIDGGQELAEVYHDVKAVLDNL, encoded by the coding sequence ATGGCTAAGAATTTGATTTTGTTAGGTTTGCCAGGTGCTGGAAAAGGCACACAAGCAGACCTTATTGTTAAGGATTATCCAACGGTTCACATCTCTACTGGAGATATTTTCCGTGCCAATTTGGCCAATGATACAGAATTGGGAAAGCAAGCACGTGAATATATGGACGCTGGTAACTTGGTCCCTGACGAAATCACAAACGCAATGGTTGCTGATCGTTTGAGTCAAGCAGATGTTCAAGCTGATGGTTTCATGTTAGATGGTTACCCACGTAATGAAGCGCAAGCGGCATTCTTGGATAAGTATTTAGCCGAAAATGGGACATCAGTTTCTGCAACACTTTATTTTGAAGTTTCTGATTCATTGTTGCGCGAACGTCTTTTGGGACGTGGCCGCGCAGATGATACACCTGAAGTTATTGACAACCGTTTGGCGGTCAATAAAGCAGCGAACTTGCCATTGGTAGATTACTACCAAAAGGCAGGTGTCTTGCACACAATCGATGGCGGACAAGAACTTGCCGAGGTGTATCATGATGTGAAAGCGGTTTTGGATAACTTGTAA
- the truA gene encoding tRNA pseudouridine(38-40) synthase TruA — translation MPRYKAVVAYDGSEFFGFQVQTKNGVERQRTVQGELNRAVNQMAKLPTPAIKVVGASRTDTGVHAFGQVVHFDLPFDIQPEGVRKGLNTLLPRDIMIKQVEQVADDFHARFNTHAKRYIYRVSTQDFTDPFKRRYTGHFHWRLDVARIQAALPDLLGEHDFASFAASGNQTATTVRTITRADVEVKPDEQELVFTFEGNAFLYNQIRIMVGVLLEIGNGRRDVHDIVRLIAVKDREQARFTAPASGLYLDEIYYDEPVADK, via the coding sequence ATGCCACGATATAAAGCAGTCGTCGCTTATGACGGCTCAGAATTTTTCGGATTTCAAGTCCAAACGAAAAACGGCGTGGAACGCCAACGAACAGTGCAGGGTGAACTCAACCGCGCTGTGAATCAAATGGCCAAGTTGCCAACGCCCGCCATTAAGGTCGTGGGCGCTTCACGGACAGATACAGGGGTGCATGCTTTTGGCCAAGTGGTCCATTTTGATTTACCATTTGATATCCAACCGGAAGGGGTTCGTAAGGGACTCAATACCTTGTTGCCCCGCGATATTATGATCAAACAGGTGGAACAGGTGGCGGATGACTTTCATGCCCGCTTTAACACGCATGCGAAGCGCTATATCTACCGTGTCTCGACCCAAGACTTTACTGATCCCTTTAAGCGCCGTTATACGGGGCATTTCCACTGGCGTTTAGATGTTGCCCGTATTCAAGCGGCGTTACCTGATTTACTCGGGGAACATGACTTTGCCAGCTTTGCGGCTTCAGGGAATCAAACGGCGACGACCGTGCGGACCATTACGCGTGCGGATGTCGAAGTGAAACCAGATGAACAAGAGTTAGTGTTCACGTTTGAAGGGAATGCCTTCTTATATAACCAGATTCGGATTATGGTTGGGGTGTTGCTGGAAATTGGGAACGGTCGGCGTGACGTGCATGATATCGTGCGCTTAATTGCCGTGAAAGATCGTGAACAAGCCCGCTTTACCGCCCCGGCCAGTGGGTTGTATCTGGATGAAATTTATTATGATGAACCAGTGGCTGATAAATGA
- a CDS encoding FAD-dependent oxidoreductase, whose translation MSEKNIVIVGAGFGGVFAAKTLSKKLKSHKEYNIILIDKHSYFTYMTELHEVASKRVAPKHVQEDLEHLFYQNKNVKLLTAEVNGIDKAAKIVKTTHGDVSYEKLILAVGGQSNDFGTPGVKEHGFELWSMEESLAIRHHIESIIGQGAGELDPAKREQMLTIAVVGSGFTGAELMGEFIEQRKVLADTYKLDESEIKLVLLEAAPTILNMLQDRRLADKALKYMTDNGVDLRLGAMVTGVDENGVIFKDGSTLPTKSLIWTAGVKAKSFISDWGFKYGRGGRIEADDYMHATLEDDKPAEDIYVVGDTLSYVDEKTGPVPQTVEGAESAARAASNNILADLGFAKPKTFGEVVSYHGFAVSIGSHYTVASLMGLNFSGFFASLAKHGINIFFYSQIRSMYSIFHYMLDEFFRTENGRNPFKGAVSRLGNVLWSTPLRIFLGLFWILAALGKVGPLNDLFWQHGLASFIEIVTGAGLLIGLMTWPLALVSIILTIAAWASNGFDLTHWFLIFSSIAVMNGAGRGFGLDFYVVPLLQKGLGSLWYGKAKSLYDDLDK comes from the coding sequence ATGTCAGAAAAAAATATTGTCATTGTTGGCGCTGGTTTCGGTGGTGTATTCGCAGCAAAAACTTTGTCAAAGAAATTAAAATCACACAAAGAATACAATATCATTTTAATTGATAAGCATTCTTACTTCACGTACATGACTGAGTTGCATGAAGTGGCTTCAAAGCGTGTGGCGCCAAAGCACGTGCAAGAAGACTTGGAACATCTCTTCTACCAAAATAAAAATGTGAAGTTGTTGACGGCCGAAGTTAATGGTATCGATAAGGCTGCCAAGATCGTTAAGACAACTCACGGCGACGTGAGCTATGAAAAGTTGATTTTGGCCGTTGGTGGTCAATCAAACGATTTCGGCACACCAGGTGTGAAGGAACATGGCTTTGAATTATGGTCAATGGAAGAATCATTGGCAATCCGTCACCACATTGAAAGCATTATCGGCCAAGGTGCCGGTGAACTTGATCCAGCTAAGCGTGAACAAATGCTCACAATTGCGGTGGTTGGTTCTGGCTTTACTGGTGCAGAATTGATGGGTGAATTCATTGAACAACGTAAGGTCTTGGCTGACACTTACAAGTTGGATGAATCTGAAATCAAGCTGGTATTACTTGAAGCTGCCCCAACAATTTTGAACATGCTCCAAGATCGTCGCCTCGCTGACAAGGCATTGAAGTACATGACTGACAACGGCGTTGATCTTCGTTTGGGTGCCATGGTTACTGGTGTTGATGAAAATGGTGTGATTTTCAAGGATGGCTCAACTTTGCCAACCAAGTCCCTCATTTGGACAGCTGGTGTGAAGGCCAAGTCATTCATCTCTGACTGGGGCTTCAAATATGGTCGTGGTGGCCGTATCGAAGCCGACGACTACATGCACGCAACCCTTGAAGATGATAAGCCAGCCGAAGACATTTATGTGGTTGGTGACACATTGTCTTACGTTGATGAAAAGACTGGCCCTGTGCCACAAACGGTTGAAGGTGCTGAAAGTGCTGCCCGTGCTGCCTCAAACAACATTTTGGCTGACCTTGGGTTTGCTAAGCCAAAGACATTTGGTGAAGTGGTTAGCTACCACGGTTTCGCCGTTTCAATTGGCTCACACTACACGGTTGCTAGCTTGATGGGCTTGAATTTCTCTGGCTTCTTCGCTAGTCTGGCTAAGCACGGCATCAACATTTTCTTCTATTCACAAATCCGTTCAATGTATTCAATTTTCCATTACATGTTGGACGAATTCTTCCGTACAGAAAACGGCCGTAACCCATTCAAGGGTGCCGTTTCTCGTCTAGGTAACGTCTTGTGGTCAACACCTTTGCGTATCTTCTTAGGCCTCTTCTGGATCTTGGCCGCACTAGGTAAAGTTGGCCCACTTAACGACCTCTTCTGGCAACATGGGCTTGCCAGCTTTATTGAAATTGTAACAGGTGCTGGCTTGCTCATTGGTTTGATGACTTGGCCATTAGCGCTTGTGTCAATTATTTTGACCATTGCCGCTTGGGCATCTAATGGCTTTGATCTTACACACTGGTTCTTGATCTTCTCAAGTATCGCTGTGATGAACGGCGCTGGTCGTGGCTTCGGTCTTGATTTCTACGTCGTACCATTGCTTCAAAAGGGTCTTGGTAGCCTTTGGTATGGTAAAGCAAAGTCACTCTACGATGATTTAGATAAATAA
- a CDS encoding energy-coupling factor transporter ATPase produces MTQAIEIHNLNYQYDDDQTLFDGFNLTIEAGQWVALVGHNGSGKSTLAKLILGLIEANAGDITVFGVPLSAETVHDIRDQIGMVFQNPDNQFVGATVADDVAFGLENQQLPSADMPSRIDDALTVVGMQGFKDREPHTLSGGQKQRVALASVLALTPKIIILDEATAMLDPDGRETVMTTLQDLKARFGDALTLITITHDMDEAALADRVVVINDGQLILDGTPEEVFSQRQVMHENGLELPFAGELAAQLTPTPEQYLDERELIQWLSRSKK; encoded by the coding sequence ATGACGCAAGCAATAGAAATTCACAATTTAAACTATCAATATGATGACGACCAAACATTGTTCGATGGGTTCAACTTAACGATTGAAGCTGGGCAATGGGTCGCACTAGTGGGCCATAATGGCTCAGGTAAATCAACGTTAGCGAAGTTGATTTTGGGCTTAATTGAAGCCAATGCCGGTGACATCACTGTTTTTGGTGTGCCGTTATCGGCAGAGACGGTGCATGACATTCGTGACCAAATTGGCATGGTCTTTCAGAACCCTGATAACCAATTTGTTGGCGCAACGGTCGCTGATGATGTGGCCTTTGGCTTGGAAAATCAACAGTTACCAAGTGCCGATATGCCGAGTCGAATTGATGACGCGCTGACAGTCGTTGGCATGCAAGGGTTTAAGGATCGCGAACCCCACACGTTATCTGGTGGTCAAAAGCAACGGGTTGCCTTAGCAAGTGTGTTAGCCTTGACCCCTAAAATTATTATTTTAGATGAAGCCACGGCTATGCTTGATCCAGATGGTCGTGAGACCGTGATGACAACCTTACAGGACCTTAAGGCCCGTTTTGGTGATGCGTTAACATTGATTACGATTACGCATGATATGGATGAAGCGGCACTGGCTGATCGTGTTGTGGTGATTAATGACGGGCAGCTGATCCTTGATGGCACCCCAGAAGAAGTCTTTAGTCAACGACAGGTGATGCATGAAAACGGGTTGGAATTACCTTTTGCAGGTGAGTTAGCGGCACAATTGACGCCAACACCTGAACAGTATTTAGATGAGAGAGAATTGATTCAGTGGCTATCACGTTCGAAAAAGTAA
- the rplM gene encoding 50S ribosomal protein L13, protein MRTTFLAKPGEIEKKWYIIDAKDVVLGRLSTVVASILRGKNKPTFTPNVDMGDHVIIINAGEVKLTGKKATDKVYYHHSNHPGGLKARTAGNYREFNPEKLLELSIHGMLPKNTLGRKQGLNLHVYAGAEHAHAAQKPEVLDINKLV, encoded by the coding sequence ATGCGTACAACATTTTTAGCAAAACCAGGTGAAATCGAAAAGAAGTGGTATATTATTGATGCCAAGGACGTCGTTTTGGGACGTTTGTCAACAGTAGTTGCTTCAATTTTGCGTGGTAAGAACAAGCCAACGTTTACACCAAACGTTGACATGGGTGACCATGTAATCATCATCAATGCAGGCGAAGTTAAGTTGACTGGTAAGAAGGCCACTGATAAGGTTTATTACCACCACTCAAACCACCCAGGTGGTTTGAAGGCTCGCACAGCTGGAAACTATCGTGAATTCAACCCTGAAAAGTTGCTTGAATTGTCAATCCACGGTATGTTGCCAAAGAACACTTTGGGTCGTAAGCAAGGCTTGAACTTGCACGTGTATGCTGGTGCAGAACATGCCCACGCCGCACAAAAGCCTGAAGTACTTGACATCAACAAGTTAGTTTAA
- the rplQ gene encoding 50S ribosomal protein L17 — MPYRKLGRTSSQRKALLRDLTTDLLINGRITTTEARAKEVRKTTDKMITLGKRGDLAARRQAAAFVRNEVADVIEDGDNVKVQSALQKLFDDVAPRFAERNGGYTRILKTVQRRGDAAQLVILELVD, encoded by the coding sequence ATGCCATATCGTAAATTGGGTCGTACATCTTCACAACGTAAAGCTTTGTTGCGTGATTTGACTACTGATCTTTTGATCAACGGTCGTATCACGACAACTGAAGCCCGTGCGAAGGAAGTTCGTAAGACAACTGATAAGATGATTACATTAGGTAAGCGTGGTGACTTGGCGGCTCGTCGTCAAGCTGCTGCCTTTGTCCGCAACGAAGTTGCTGACGTGATCGAAGACGGCGACAACGTGAAAGTACAATCAGCTTTGCAAAAGTTGTTTGATGACGTTGCACCTCGCTTTGCTGAACGTAATGGTGGTTACACACGAATTCTCAAGACTGTCCAACGTCGTGGCGATGCCGCTCAATTGGTCATCTTGGAACTTGTTGATTAA
- the rpsM gene encoding 30S ribosomal protein S13 → MARIAGIDLPRDKRIVIGLTYIYGIGNTTAQKILAEAGVSEDVRVRDLTADQEDAIRATVDKLNLQLEGDLRRKVSLDIKALQEIASYRGIRHRKGLPVRGQNTKNNARTRKGPAKAIAGKKK, encoded by the coding sequence ATGGCTCGTATTGCAGGTATTGATTTGCCACGTGACAAGCGTATTGTCATTGGCTTAACATACATCTACGGAATCGGTAATACTACTGCACAAAAGATTTTGGCTGAAGCAGGCGTTTCAGAAGACGTCCGTGTTCGCGATCTCACAGCAGATCAAGAAGACGCCATCCGTGCAACAGTTGACAAGTTGAACTTGCAACTTGAAGGTGATTTGCGTCGTAAGGTATCACTTGATATCAAAGCGTTGCAAGAAATCGCTTCATACCGTGGCATTCGTCATCGTAAGGGCTTGCCCGTTCGTGGACAAAACACGAAGAACAACGCTCGTACACGTAAAGGCCCAGCTAAGGCAATTGCTGGTAAGAAGAAGTAA